One candidate division WOR-3 bacterium DNA window includes the following coding sequences:
- the rho gene encoding transcription termination factor Rho produces the protein MEITELKKKKVAELHQIAKELGLSNYTDLKKQDLIHAIIEAETKRTELVPVEGVLQIHPEGYGFLRSPNFNYLQSPDDIYLSISQIRKFNLKVGDSIRGLARPPREGERYFAMIKIEYVNDIPLAEFTERILFDNLTPLYPNERIHLEIEEKNDLSLRIIDLFTPIGKGQRGLIVSPPRAGKTIILQKIANAITVNHPEIKLIVLLIDERPEEVTDFERSVQAEVISSTFDETPERHTEVAEIILERAKRLVESKKDVVILLDSLTRLARAYNAIVPHSGKTLSGGLDSTALQKPKKFFGSARKIEEGGSLTIIATALIDTGSRMDEVIFEEFKGTGNLEMVLDRRLSDRRIFPALDLYKSGTRKEELLLTEFEINRLWILRKLLSEMNTIEQMEFIVDRMQRTKNNKEFLESMSDAT, from the coding sequence ATGGAGATAACCGAACTTAAAAAGAAAAAAGTTGCTGAACTGCATCAGATTGCGAAGGAACTTGGATTGAGTAATTATACGGATCTGAAGAAACAGGATTTAATACATGCCATTATTGAAGCAGAGACAAAAAGGACTGAGCTCGTGCCGGTAGAAGGTGTGCTTCAGATTCATCCTGAAGGATACGGTTTTCTGCGTTCACCGAATTTTAATTACCTTCAAAGTCCTGATGATATATATCTTTCCATTTCGCAAATTAGAAAATTCAATCTGAAGGTTGGTGATAGCATAAGAGGGCTTGCCCGACCACCAAGAGAAGGCGAACGATACTTTGCAATGATAAAGATTGAATATGTCAATGATATACCACTCGCTGAGTTTACGGAGAGAATCTTATTTGATAATCTTACCCCGTTATATCCAAATGAAAGAATCCATCTTGAGATTGAAGAAAAAAATGACCTTTCATTGCGCATAATAGACCTTTTCACACCTATCGGTAAAGGACAAAGAGGATTGATTGTATCGCCACCAAGGGCGGGGAAGACTATAATTCTTCAGAAAATTGCGAATGCGATTACTGTGAACCATCCTGAGATAAAATTAATTGTTTTACTTATTGATGAACGTCCTGAGGAGGTAACAGATTTTGAAAGGTCGGTTCAAGCCGAGGTCATTTCATCCACATTTGATGAAACCCCTGAACGTCATACAGAGGTTGCGGAAATAATTCTGGAAAGGGCAAAACGACTTGTGGAGTCAAAAAAGGATGTGGTGATACTATTGGACAGTCTCACCCGTCTCGCACGGGCATATAATGCAATAGTACCACATTCGGGAAAGACTCTTTCCGGTGGTCTTGATTCTACTGCTTTACAAAAACCCAAGAAATTCTTTGGTTCAGCAAGGAAGATTGAGGAGGGCGGGAGTCTGACCATTATTGCTACTGCTTTAATTGATACAGGAAGCAGAATGGATGAGGTTATATTTGAAGAATTTAAAGGTACGGGCAATTTAGAAATGGTGCTTGACCGCCGTCTCTCAGACCGTAGAATCTTCCCAGCACTTGACCTTTACAAATCAGGGACGAGAAAAGAAGAATTACTTCTTACCGAATTTGAAATAAATCGTCTCTGGATACTAAGAAAACTTCTGTCCGAGATGAATACCATTGAACAAATGGAATTCATTGTCGACCGTATGCAAA